In Posidoniimonas polymericola, one genomic interval encodes:
- a CDS encoding TolC family protein — translation MTEAEAVETALANNSAFHATLAQLGMACGDSIQAGLITNPTVLIYFPTSIKEGQYTLYAPIESYFLRPARVKAANREYRRVGQQLVQNGLDVARDTRLASIDLALADAQARLAHEAIEIREQVLELTNQRLAEGDISQLESISAQVDKLNAAATEGVRQQDVAIAEAKLATLMGIPLVEEPLLPAGLPRPELGELDERALVAQALACRPDYHAARWAVAAASQRSKLSRWTWLRLDGLLDVRSAPSRTGGGVRFDLPIFNRNQGGIVRADWELNAALHSRDAIRDQVVQDVRTARGSIIRPGRTSVFWNGKFRPRSPRRCRSPRRGSPTVVRTTCSFCKPRASTWTSGAAYSTRPRR, via the coding sequence GTGACCGAAGCCGAGGCGGTCGAAACCGCTCTTGCGAACAATTCTGCCTTCCACGCAACGCTCGCGCAGCTCGGCATGGCCTGCGGCGACTCGATCCAGGCGGGATTGATCACCAATCCGACCGTGCTGATCTACTTTCCTACGAGCATCAAAGAAGGACAGTACACACTGTACGCGCCGATTGAATCGTACTTCTTGCGACCGGCGCGAGTAAAAGCCGCTAATCGTGAGTACCGCAGGGTCGGTCAGCAGCTGGTGCAGAACGGTTTGGACGTTGCACGTGACACGCGGCTCGCCTCCATCGATCTGGCGTTGGCCGATGCTCAGGCGCGGCTCGCTCACGAGGCAATCGAAATCCGCGAGCAGGTGCTCGAACTGACGAACCAGCGGCTCGCAGAGGGCGACATCAGCCAGCTCGAGTCGATTAGTGCTCAGGTTGACAAGCTGAACGCCGCGGCGACCGAAGGGGTACGTCAGCAAGACGTGGCGATCGCCGAGGCCAAGCTGGCCACGCTCATGGGGATACCGCTTGTTGAGGAGCCGCTGCTGCCTGCGGGATTGCCGCGCCCCGAATTGGGGGAACTGGACGAGCGGGCGCTTGTGGCACAAGCGCTCGCGTGCCGCCCCGACTACCACGCGGCCCGCTGGGCTGTCGCCGCTGCCTCGCAGCGTTCGAAGCTGTCGCGCTGGACTTGGCTCCGGCTGGACGGGCTGCTTGACGTGCGGTCCGCCCCCTCGCGAACCGGCGGCGGCGTCCGGTTCGATTTGCCGATCTTCAATCGCAATCAGGGCGGAATCGTGCGGGCGGACTGGGAACTGAACGCCGCCCTGCACTCACGTGATGCAATTCGCGATCAAGTAGTGCAAGATGTACGCACCGCGCGCGGCAGTATCATCAGGCCCGGGAGAACCTCGGTATTTTGGAACGGGAAGTTTCGCCCGCGATCGCCGAGGCGTTGTCGATCGCCAAGAAGGGGTTCGCCGACGGTGGTACGGACTACTTGCTCGTTCTGCAAACCTCGAGCCAGTACTTGGACATCAGGAGCCGCGTACTCGACCAGACCGCGGCGATAG
- a CDS encoding AraC family transcriptional regulator produces the protein MNQAKRIALLIDTATSWGQGLIEGIASFARDHERNWLFSIEPRGKYDRMLLPPTWRGSGVIARLTHADLANQLISLKIPAVNVSWYSLGASVIPRCTCDEQAAGKLAADYLLGQGYRQFAYCGSTLRTNYHDRFGEAFRSALANRGRECRSFQPEPAEFAQLDSEAQLRRLSDWLVELPRPLAVLAFDDIQGRQITEACAQAGLLVPQDIAVLGGEHDQLSSRISSPELSGIDQDPLEVGYHAAEMLDQLLRGEPLKQFNQMLPPRRVVARRSTDKIALPDDMLSMAVRYIREHAGENFQIEDLLAEVPISRRAMELGFRKHLGRSPREEIRRARIERAVQLLCDTDWPVTRIASACGFDRPELLTRAFRRELDTTPSKFRKRGGRPAHTQSECDA, from the coding sequence ATGAATCAGGCAAAGAGAATCGCGCTGCTCATCGACACCGCCACGAGTTGGGGGCAGGGGTTAATCGAGGGCATCGCGAGCTTTGCACGCGACCACGAACGCAACTGGCTGTTCTCCATCGAGCCGCGTGGCAAGTACGACCGCATGCTGCTGCCCCCCACCTGGCGAGGCAGCGGCGTCATCGCCCGGCTCACGCACGCAGACCTTGCAAATCAGCTGATCTCCCTCAAGATTCCCGCGGTCAACGTCTCGTGGTACTCGCTCGGCGCCAGCGTAATCCCCCGCTGCACTTGCGACGAACAGGCGGCTGGCAAGCTCGCCGCCGACTACCTGCTGGGGCAGGGGTACCGGCAGTTTGCCTACTGCGGCTCGACCCTAAGAACCAACTACCACGACCGCTTTGGCGAAGCCTTTCGAAGCGCCTTGGCCAACCGGGGACGCGAGTGCCGGAGCTTCCAGCCAGAGCCGGCCGAGTTCGCCCAACTCGACAGCGAGGCCCAGCTCAGACGACTGTCCGACTGGCTCGTCGAGCTGCCGCGCCCCCTGGCTGTACTCGCCTTCGACGACATCCAGGGGCGCCAGATCACCGAGGCCTGCGCGCAGGCGGGACTGCTGGTGCCGCAGGATATTGCGGTGCTGGGGGGCGAGCACGATCAGCTCAGCTCGCGTATCTCCTCGCCAGAACTCTCGGGCATCGACCAGGACCCCCTCGAGGTCGGCTACCACGCCGCGGAAATGCTCGACCAGCTGCTACGTGGAGAGCCTCTCAAGCAGTTCAACCAGATGCTCCCCCCGCGGCGGGTCGTGGCCCGACGGTCAACCGACAAGATTGCGTTGCCCGACGATATGCTGTCGATGGCGGTGCGCTACATACGCGAACACGCCGGCGAGAATTTTCAGATCGAGGACCTGCTTGCCGAGGTGCCGATCAGCCGCCGGGCAATGGAGCTCGGCTTCCGCAAGCACCTCGGGCGATCGCCCCGCGAAGAGATCCGACGCGCCCGTATCGAGCGCGCCGTGCAGCTGCTGTGCGACACCGATTGGCCCGTCACGCGGATCGCCAGCGCCTGCGGCTTCGATCGCCCCGAACTCCTCACCCGCGCGTTCCGCAGGGAACTCGACACCACGCCATCAAAGTTCCGCAAGCGCGGCGGACGCCCAGCGCATACTCAATCAGAATGTGACGCGTGA
- a CDS encoding efflux RND transporter periplasmic adaptor subunit, with amino-acid sequence MAATVTTPGCRKSQDAKHDGDAKPAVVEKLPVETELATVRLTEQAARRLGIATTPVERRAVSKRRTLGGEAMAPLGNSLVVSAPVPGVITQHAGAAVPLPGAQVERNQVVANLVPLLSPERDFMTPAERVQLVAARANVVASQQTALGDRQRSQAEVDGAQIALERAENLFRDGAGARKAVDDATAQLNIAQSNLQAAQTREQQLARMLEQLKRDGDSSAASPLALAAPISGVVRAVNVRVGQAVSVGAPLFEIVDLDTIWIRVPVFVDLLGTIDKEKPAYLAMLSGQPLPRTASAGPIEARPIAAPPSADPMTSSADLYYELRNQGVGLRPGQRVGMDLPLIGNSESLVAPAAAIIYDIYGGTWVYAATANLEYTRRRVILDWVDGANAVLSSGPEPGMPVVTNGAAELFGSEFGAGK; translated from the coding sequence GTGGCTGCCACCGTCACGACGCCGGGTTGTCGCAAGAGCCAGGATGCCAAGCACGACGGGGACGCCAAGCCGGCGGTCGTTGAGAAGCTCCCCGTAGAAACCGAGCTAGCGACGGTCCGACTCACCGAGCAGGCGGCGCGACGCCTGGGGATCGCCACGACCCCGGTCGAACGCCGCGCCGTCTCGAAACGCCGAACGCTGGGCGGCGAGGCGATGGCGCCGCTGGGAAACTCGCTCGTCGTTTCCGCTCCCGTCCCGGGCGTCATCACCCAACATGCCGGCGCGGCAGTGCCACTCCCCGGCGCTCAGGTCGAGCGCAACCAAGTGGTTGCCAACCTTGTGCCACTACTGTCGCCAGAACGCGACTTCATGACTCCTGCCGAGCGCGTCCAATTGGTGGCGGCCAGGGCCAATGTCGTCGCCAGCCAGCAGACCGCCCTGGGCGACCGCCAGCGGAGCCAGGCCGAGGTAGACGGGGCTCAGATCGCTCTCGAACGCGCTGAAAACCTCTTTCGGGACGGGGCTGGCGCACGCAAGGCAGTCGACGACGCGACGGCGCAACTCAACATTGCCCAGTCGAACCTGCAGGCGGCTCAAACGCGGGAGCAGCAGCTGGCTCGGATGCTGGAACAGTTGAAGCGGGACGGCGACTCATCGGCGGCGAGCCCACTCGCACTAGCGGCGCCCATCAGCGGGGTTGTGCGGGCCGTAAACGTCCGCGTTGGCCAGGCGGTTTCGGTTGGAGCCCCGCTGTTTGAGATAGTCGATCTCGACACGATCTGGATTCGAGTGCCGGTCTTCGTCGACCTCCTAGGAACCATCGACAAGGAAAAACCGGCCTACCTGGCAATGCTCAGCGGCCAGCCGCTGCCCCGGACTGCATCGGCCGGTCCTATTGAGGCCCGGCCGATTGCCGCGCCCCCCAGCGCGGACCCGATGACCTCGTCCGCCGACTTGTACTACGAGCTCCGCAACCAGGGCGTTGGGCTGCGGCCTGGGCAGCGGGTCGGAATGGACCTGCCGCTCATCGGCAACTCGGAATCACTTGTCGCTCCGGCCGCCGCCATCATCTACGACATCTACGGCGGGACTTGGGTCTACGCCGCTACCGCGAACCTGGAGTACACCAGGCGGCGCGTAATTCTGGATTGGGTAGACGGCGCCAACGCGGTCCTTTCCTCCGGGCCCGAACCAGGAATGCCAGTCGTTACCAACGGCGCGGCGGAACTCTTTGGCTCTGAATTCGGCGCAGGAAAGTAG
- a CDS encoding efflux RND transporter permease subunit has product MSWLIENALRLRLLVIALAIALVVVGVRTSDEIPLDVFPEFAPPLVEIQTEAPGMATEDIESLISVPIENSLNGVPYVQTVRSKSVLGLSSVRLIFEPGTDLLTARQLVQERLALAARQLPLVARPPVILPPLSSLSRCLKIGMWSDTKSQMEMTTVTRWTIRPRLMAVPGVANVAVWGEKEAELRVTVDPDRLRANNLTLDSVLQTVRDATAVGTGGFVDTPNQRLALRHVPAVYTPEQLGEIVVSFRGPSQPAAGATANAPSPLRIRDVAIVEYDHAPPIGDAIINNRPGLLLIIEKQPWANTLNVTRGVEDAMRELRPAFPGIEYDTTIFRPATFIERALTNLGHSMIAGCVLVVVVLLLFLFDWRSALISATAIPLSLLAAVMVLSWRGGTVNTMVLAGLVIALGEVVDDAIIDVENIIRRLRLNAKSASPQPAFLVVLEASLEVQSAVVYATIIVILAFLPVFFLTGLAGSFFRPLASAYILAILASLVVALTVTPAMSLFLLPQSAQHSSKDGPLVAKLKRWYRGVLGGLLRHSRLALGAALVFFAAVAAMTPWLGEELMPKFRETDFLMHWVEKPGIGIDAMDRITLRASQELLEVPGVRNFGSHIGRATVADEVVGPNFTELWISIDEQDYDQTVAQVQSVVDGYPGLYRDLLTYLSERIKEVLTGTSASIVVRVYGPDLDQLRATAADVASQIADIEGVTTLKVEPQVLVPQIAVEIRPQAASQFGITPGVLMQSVATLVNGTRVGEIYRDQAIYPVVVCGKESLRSDVGSLRDLMIDTPSGAQAPLDALASVTVVPAPNQVLRENASRRLDITCNVSGRDLASVATEIENAVNSGVKFPEGYHPEFLGEYREAKASRQRMLYLCLGSIVAITLLLYIDFGDLRTVGLIFTALPMALLCGVLGVFASGGIVSLGSLVGFVTVLGIAARNAIMLISHYRHLQAEEGVTDRKQLILQGAEERLAPILMTALTTGLALTPLVITGELPGQEIEHPMALVILCGLAGATIVNLFLLPVLYGVFAVVNEESQPTAS; this is encoded by the coding sequence ATGAGCTGGCTAATCGAAAACGCATTGCGTCTGCGACTTCTCGTGATTGCGCTGGCGATTGCGCTGGTCGTCGTGGGCGTCCGCACATCCGACGAGATCCCCCTGGACGTGTTCCCGGAATTCGCCCCGCCGCTGGTCGAGATTCAGACCGAGGCCCCCGGCATGGCGACCGAGGACATCGAAAGTCTGATCTCGGTTCCCATCGAGAACTCACTCAACGGCGTCCCGTACGTGCAGACCGTGCGGTCCAAGTCGGTGCTCGGCCTGTCGAGCGTCCGCCTGATCTTTGAGCCGGGGACCGACCTGCTCACCGCCCGCCAGCTGGTGCAGGAACGACTCGCGCTCGCGGCTCGACAGCTGCCGCTTGTGGCGCGACCACCGGTGATCTTGCCACCCCTCTCGTCGCTCAGCCGCTGCTTGAAGATCGGCATGTGGTCGGACACAAAATCGCAGATGGAGATGACCACGGTCACTCGCTGGACGATCCGGCCGAGATTGATGGCGGTGCCGGGCGTCGCGAATGTGGCGGTTTGGGGGGAGAAGGAGGCCGAGCTCCGAGTCACGGTCGACCCGGACCGGCTACGCGCCAACAACCTGACCCTCGACAGCGTTCTGCAGACCGTAAGAGACGCGACGGCCGTTGGGACCGGTGGGTTTGTGGACACCCCGAACCAACGCCTCGCCCTGCGGCATGTGCCCGCCGTCTACACCCCCGAGCAGCTGGGGGAGATTGTGGTGTCGTTCCGCGGGCCGTCTCAGCCCGCCGCAGGCGCCACGGCCAACGCCCCGTCCCCGCTGCGGATCCGCGACGTGGCCATCGTCGAGTACGACCACGCCCCGCCTATCGGCGACGCCATCATCAACAACCGCCCGGGGCTGCTGCTAATAATTGAGAAGCAGCCCTGGGCCAACACGCTCAACGTCACGCGGGGCGTCGAGGATGCGATGCGAGAATTACGGCCGGCATTCCCGGGCATCGAGTACGACACCACGATCTTCCGCCCGGCGACCTTCATCGAACGAGCCCTTACGAACCTAGGCCATTCGATGATCGCCGGCTGCGTGTTAGTCGTGGTCGTGCTGCTCTTATTCCTGTTCGACTGGCGGAGCGCCCTGATCAGCGCCACGGCGATCCCGCTGTCGCTACTGGCCGCCGTAATGGTTCTTTCTTGGCGCGGCGGAACGGTCAACACCATGGTGCTCGCCGGGTTGGTGATTGCGCTCGGCGAGGTGGTTGACGACGCGATAATCGACGTGGAGAACATCATCCGCCGACTCCGGCTGAACGCCAAGTCCGCCAGCCCCCAACCCGCGTTCCTCGTCGTGCTCGAGGCGTCCCTCGAGGTGCAGAGCGCTGTGGTCTACGCCACGATCATCGTCATCCTGGCGTTCCTGCCGGTCTTTTTCTTGACCGGGCTCGCGGGCTCATTCTTCCGCCCGCTCGCTTCCGCCTACATCCTCGCGATACTGGCCTCTTTGGTCGTGGCGTTAACCGTCACCCCAGCGATGTCGCTGTTCCTGCTGCCGCAATCGGCCCAGCACAGCTCGAAGGATGGTCCTCTGGTGGCAAAGCTCAAGCGGTGGTACCGGGGCGTGCTCGGCGGGCTACTTCGGCACTCCCGCCTCGCCCTTGGCGCCGCGCTGGTGTTCTTTGCTGCGGTCGCGGCAATGACGCCTTGGCTCGGCGAGGAACTGATGCCCAAGTTCCGAGAGACCGACTTCCTGATGCACTGGGTTGAAAAGCCCGGCATCGGCATCGACGCCATGGACCGCATCACCCTCAGGGCGTCACAGGAACTACTGGAGGTCCCCGGGGTCCGCAACTTTGGCTCCCACATCGGGCGCGCGACCGTCGCCGACGAGGTAGTGGGCCCAAACTTCACCGAGTTGTGGATCAGCATCGACGAGCAAGACTACGACCAGACGGTCGCACAGGTTCAATCGGTGGTCGACGGCTACCCTGGGCTCTACCGCGACCTGCTCACGTATCTGAGCGAACGCATCAAGGAGGTCCTGACCGGGACGAGCGCGTCGATCGTGGTGCGCGTCTACGGTCCCGATCTCGATCAACTCAGGGCGACTGCGGCCGACGTAGCAAGCCAAATCGCTGATATTGAGGGCGTGACGACGCTCAAGGTCGAGCCGCAGGTGCTTGTGCCACAGATCGCGGTCGAGATCCGCCCCCAGGCGGCGTCCCAATTCGGCATCACGCCGGGCGTTCTGATGCAGAGCGTCGCCACACTCGTGAACGGCACGCGGGTCGGCGAGATCTATCGCGACCAGGCGATCTACCCGGTCGTGGTGTGCGGCAAAGAGTCGTTGCGTTCCGACGTTGGAAGCCTCCGCGACCTGATGATCGACACCCCCAGCGGCGCCCAGGCGCCGTTAGACGCGTTGGCGTCCGTCACGGTAGTCCCGGCGCCCAACCAGGTGCTCCGCGAGAACGCGTCCCGGCGTCTCGACATCACCTGCAACGTGTCGGGGCGCGACCTCGCTTCGGTGGCGACTGAGATCGAGAATGCAGTAAACTCCGGCGTGAAGTTCCCAGAAGGCTATCACCCCGAATTCCTAGGCGAGTACCGCGAAGCGAAAGCGTCCCGGCAGCGGATGCTGTACCTGTGCCTGGGATCGATCGTAGCGATCACCCTGCTGCTCTACATCGATTTTGGCGACCTCCGGACCGTCGGTCTGATATTCACCGCGTTGCCCATGGCGCTGCTATGCGGTGTGCTGGGCGTCTTCGCGAGCGGCGGGATCGTGTCCCTTGGTTCGCTGGTCGGGTTTGTCACCGTGCTGGGGATCGCCGCCCGCAACGCCATCATGCTCATCAGCCACTACCGGCACTTGCAGGCCGAAGAAGGCGTCACCGACCGCAAGCAACTAATCCTCCAGGGCGCCGAGGAGCGACTCGCCCCGATCCTGATGACCGCCCTGACCACCGGCCTGGCCCTCACGCCGCTGGTTATCACTGGTGAGCTCCCCGGGCAGGAAATCGAGCACCCCATGGCGCTCGTCATCCTCTGCGGCCTTGCAGGAGCGACAATAGTCAACCTGTTCCTGCTGCCGGTCCTCTACGGGGTGTTTGCCGTCGTCAACGAAGAATCTCAGCCGACAGCGAGCTAA